A genomic segment from Luteolibacter ambystomatis encodes:
- a CDS encoding ribbon-helix-helix protein, CopG family, whose amino-acid sequence MKTVTMTVPTGMEQALRELARAQGGRSVSSIVREALAGYLAAPRPADGAAATPAVEPSAPASNPARP is encoded by the coding sequence ATGAAAACCGTCACCATGACCGTCCCCACCGGCATGGAGCAGGCCCTCCGCGAGCTTGCCCGTGCCCAGGGCGGCCGCTCCGTCTCCTCCATCGTCCGCGAGGCCCTCGCCGGCTACCTCGCCGCCCCGCGCCCCGCGGACGGGGCGGCTGCCACGCCCGCCGTGGAACCATCCGCCCCTGCCTCGAATCCCGCACGCCCATGA
- a CDS encoding CopG family ribbon-helix-helix protein, giving the protein MPGQRRKGIERISVTLDEELLAQVEARAVAEGRDRLALFREALAEYLAKQKPAQKPKAAAPKPAAKPAGKAAAKSKESPAPAPRSGKRGGK; this is encoded by the coding sequence ATGCCCGGCCAACGCAGGAAAGGAATCGAACGGATCTCAGTGACCCTGGACGAGGAGTTGCTGGCCCAGGTGGAGGCCCGCGCGGTGGCGGAGGGCCGGGACCGGCTGGCGCTCTTCAGGGAAGCGCTGGCGGAGTATCTGGCGAAGCAGAAGCCGGCGCAGAAACCGAAGGCCGCGGCACCGAAACCGGCTGCAAAGCCCGCCGGGAAAGCCGCCGCGAAATCGAAGGAATCTCCGGCCCCGGCCCCCAGGTCAGGGAAGCGTGGAGGGAAGTAA
- a CDS encoding GTP pyrophosphokinase, translating to MNDGDVAGHIKAFEKKRPVMAAFCDSLRGLIRQLLETSGVEFVTIEGRVKTVESFTEKIQRQGKDYHDPLSDLTDLVGLRIITYQLSAIDRISEIIRENFLIDEANSVDKGKLLDTDQFGYQSVHFIAELNTDRKSLPEYRAFGGIKCEIQVRTALQHAWAAINHKLLYKAEIEVPKDLRRHFNRISALLETADADFEVLTEKIVEKTREYREKVKASDYDLPLDRDSLAIYLNKDPKAASILQKVEVSKLSFLSKTVFGIQLGWMSAEYDLLLKCFTALGDSTIREVDHRFEKTAAIADKALPSLAKRINDPNSITRLHFATTTHALFILIVLTLTRDEISRLTQVFAGSWRMSQAVAAVYEELHPGGSSKA from the coding sequence ATGAATGACGGAGATGTGGCGGGGCATATCAAGGCCTTCGAGAAAAAGCGGCCGGTGATGGCAGCCTTCTGCGACTCGCTCAGGGGATTGATCCGCCAGTTGCTGGAGACCTCCGGCGTGGAGTTCGTGACCATCGAGGGACGGGTGAAGACGGTGGAGAGCTTCACGGAAAAAATCCAGCGACAGGGCAAGGACTACCACGATCCCCTCTCCGATCTCACGGACCTGGTGGGCCTTCGCATCATCACGTATCAGCTCTCCGCCATCGACCGGATCTCGGAGATCATCCGGGAAAACTTCCTGATCGACGAGGCGAACTCGGTGGACAAGGGAAAGCTGCTGGACACGGACCAGTTCGGCTATCAATCGGTGCATTTCATCGCGGAGCTGAACACGGACCGGAAATCGCTGCCGGAGTACCGCGCCTTCGGCGGCATCAAGTGCGAGATCCAGGTCCGGACCGCGCTGCAACACGCGTGGGCCGCCATCAACCACAAGCTGCTCTACAAGGCGGAGATCGAGGTGCCGAAGGATCTGCGCCGCCACTTCAATCGAATCAGCGCGCTGCTGGAGACCGCGGACGCGGACTTCGAGGTGCTGACGGAGAAGATCGTGGAGAAGACGCGGGAGTACAGGGAGAAGGTGAAGGCCAGCGACTACGATCTGCCGCTGGATCGTGATTCACTCGCGATCTATTTGAACAAGGATCCGAAGGCGGCTTCCATCTTGCAGAAAGTGGAAGTGTCGAAGCTATCGTTCCTTTCCAAGACTGTTTTCGGAATTCAGCTGGGTTGGATGTCGGCGGAATATGACCTTCTGCTGAAATGCTTCACAGCGCTCGGAGATTCCACCATCCGGGAGGTGGACCATCGGTTCGAAAAGACCGCCGCGATCGCAGACAAGGCACTACCGTCTTTGGCGAAGCGTATCAATGATCCCAATTCCATAACCCGCCTGCATTTCGCCACCACAACCCATGCCTTGTTCATCCTCATAGTCCTGACCTTGACTAGGGACGAAATATCGCGGTTGACTCAGGTCTTTGCTGGCAGTTGGCGGATGAGTCAGGCGGTCGCAGCGGTCTATGAAGAACTCCATCCCGGCGGCTCCTCGAAAGCCTGA